From the genome of Salvelinus alpinus chromosome 19, SLU_Salpinus.1, whole genome shotgun sequence, one region includes:
- the LOC139545261 gene encoding leucyl-cystinyl aminopeptidase-like, which translates to MEDPFDSERASLPRNMIENSMFEEEPDVVDLAKDSTAFPALEPDEVVYEPRSSRLLVRGLGENDLDDEEEDYESSACLLGMSFINRSATHNPSSSPYNRHTPPRSCSCPSARMLVVGVFILVLVASMAMVLYSLPGCTFTKAGCGKANSSTPNSTNGELFPWNELRLPASVRPVNYDLSLTPNLTSMTFTGRTVINMTILHDTKRIVLHSSELIITKATFQVGEDKSVEVKVLEYKPWQQIAVSFPEDLKIGQVCVLTLDYAANLSHTYDGFYNSSYNDKTGAKRVLAATQFEPQAARKAFPCFDEPAFKATFLVRITREPGYITLSNMPQAKTTTLPSGLLEDEFEQTGINMSTYLVAFIVANFTSITRNVSNTLVSVYSVPEKKEHTHYALDTASKLLHFYNTFFEIAYPLRKLDLVAIPDFLAGAMENWGLITFRETSLLVENQSSPLDKQLIANVVAHELAHQWFGNLVTMHWWNDLWLNEGFATYWQYTSLMTEFPQLDLGNVFLGVRFKAMAKDSLNSSHPVSVSSQVTTPEQVSEMFDSVTYEKGASLLLMLKTTLPDGQFRKGLMEYLDNYRGSNTVTEDLWNSLTQAQVLPQQESVSDMMRTWTLQKGFPLVTVSRKGGHVTLTQEHFLFSADNATHTSNLWHIPVTYVNDSCSSAPSCRQIFTLRNKTATLNVSDSVKWLKLNYMNTGFYIVHYGDEGWATLIDALKTDINILTPHDRASLIHNIFALSRLGRVSFRHVLNLLEYATNETETAPLTEALSQLSSVYRLLDKRQEQRLVARMKVYIWGHFGQLMDSQDWGEEESVSRQELRSALLEMACSLGRQNCTDQATALYDQWTNSNQTVVILWCSVVSSRIPGDLQRVVFSVAAQSDLRWHTLMEAYSSTTYDSEKRKILQALASTQDPQSIVWILSVGLEGGIIQTQELPLVISTMSDGFVGHLFVWDFVKENWDRIIEKFPVGSYPIQSIIKSTTSQFSTQTHLEEVQGFFSSLKERGSQMRSVKEALETIRLNQLWMDRNLPTLRIWL; encoded by the exons ATGGAGGACCCATTTGACAGTG AGCGAGCGTCCCTGCCCAGGAACATGATAGAGAACAGTATGTTTGAGGAGGAACCTGACGTGGTGGACCTGGCTAAAGACTCTACAGCCTTCCCG gCGTTGGAACCAGATGAGGTGGTGTACGAGCCCCGTAGCTCCCGTCTGCTGGTGCGAGGTCTGGGAGAGAACGACCTGGACGATGAGGAGGAGGACTATGAGTCGTCAGCCTGCCTACTGGGCATGTCCTTCATTAACAGAAGCGCCACCCACAATCCTAGCTCCTCCCCTTACAACAGACACACTCCACCCAG GTCATGTTCCTGCCCCTCGGCTCGTATGCTGGTGGTGGGCGTGTTCATCTTGGTACTGGTCGCATCCATGGCGATGGTTCTCTACTCCCTGCCTGGCTGTACCTTCACTaag GCTGGCTGTGGTAAGGCTAACTCCTCCACTCCTAACAGCACCAATGGGGAGCTGTTTCCCTGGAATGAGCTCCGACTCCCAGCCAGTGTACGGCCTGTGAACTATGACCTCTCCTTGACCCCTAACCTGACTTCCATGACCTTCACTGGCCGCACTGTCATCAACATGACAATACTACATGACACCAAGCGCATAGTTCTGCACAGCTCTGAACTCATTATCACCAAGGCAACCTTCCAG GTTGGAGAGGATAAGAGTGTTGAGGTGAAGGTGTTGGAGTATAAACCATGGCAGCAGATAGCTGTCAGCTTCCCAGAGGATCTGAAGAtaggccaggtgtgtgtgttaacgtTGGACTATGCAGCCAACCTCTCACACACCTATGACGGCTTCTACAACAGCTCCTACAACGACAAGACTGGAGCCAAGAG GGTCCTAGCTGCCACCCAGTTTGAGCCCCAGGCAGCCAGGAAGGCCTTCCCCTGTTTTGACGAGCCGGCCTTTAAAGCCACTTTCCTGGTCAGGATCACAAGGGAGCCTGGATACATCACTCTGTCCAACATGCCCCAg GCTAAGACGACTACATTACCCAGCGGCCTGTTGGAGGATGAGTTTGAGCAGACTGGCATTAATATGAGCACCTACCTGGTGGCCTTCATCGTAGCCAACTTCACCAGCATCACTAGAAACGTTTCCAATACACTG gtGTCAGTGTACTCTGTGCCAGAGAagaaggaacacacacactatGCTCTGGACACAGCCTCCAAGCTGCTGCACTTCTACAACACCTTCTTTGAAATCGCCTACCCTCTGAGGAAACTAG acCTGGTGGCTATCCCAGACTTTCTGGCGGGAGCGATGGAGAACTGGGGTCTGATCACCTTTAGAGAGACCAGCCTGCTGGTGGAAAACCAGTCCTCTCCTCTCGACAAACAACTCATCGCTAACGTCGTAGCCCACGAGCTCGCTCAccag TGGTTTGGGAACCTGGTGACGATGCATTGGTGGAATGACCTGTGGCTGAACGAAGGCTTCGCCACCTACTGGCAGTACACGTCCCTAATGACAGAGTTCCCACAGCTGGACCTA GGCAATGTGTTCCTGGGGGTGCGCTTTAAGGCCATGGCCAAAGATTCTTTAAACTCCTCCCACCCAGTGTCAGTGTCATCCCAGGTGACCACACCTGAGCAGGTGTCTGAGATGTTTGACTCTGTCACCTATGAGAAG GGTGCTTCCCTCCTGCTGATGTTGAAAACCACTCTGCCAGACGGTCAGTTCAGGAAAGGACTCATGGAATACCTGGATAACTACAGAGGATCTAACACTGTTACTGAAGACCTCTGGAACAGTCTCACCCAG GCCCAGGTGCTTCCCCAGCAGGAGAGTGTGTCAGACATGATGAGAACATGGACGCTGCAAAAAGGCTTCCCATTAGTCACCGTCAGCCGCAAGGGTGGTCACGTGACGCTCACACAGGAACACTTCCTGTTCTCCGCAGACAATGCCACACACACCTCTAA CCTGTGGCATATCCCTGTGACGTATGTGAATGACAGCTGTAGCTCTGCCCCTTCCTGCAGACAGATCTTCACGCTAAGAAATAAGACAG CGACTCTGAATGTGTCGGACAGTGTGAAGTGGCTGAAGTTGAACTACATGAACACAGGCTTCTATATAGTTCACTATGGAGACGAGGGCTGGGCCACTCTCATAGATGCTCTTAAGACTGATATCAACATACTCACACCCCACGACCGCGCTTCACTCATACACAACATCTTTGCCCtgtccag GCTGGGTCGTGTGTCCTTCCGTCATGTTTTAAATCTGTTGGAATATGCCACCAATGAGACTGAGACTGCTCCTCTGACAGAGGCACTGTCACAGCTCAGCTCTGTCTACAGACTACTGGACAAGAGACAGGAGCAAAGACTGGTGGCCCGCATGAAG GTGTACATTTGGGGTCATTTTGGCCAGCTGATGGACAGTCAggactggggagaggaggagagtgtgtcCAGACAGGAGCTGAGGTCAGCCCTGCTAGAGATGGCCTGTAGTCTGGGACGGCAGAACTGTACTGACCAGGCCACGGCCCTCTACGACCAGTGGACCAACTCCAACCAAACAGTAG TGATCTTGTGGTGCTCTGTTGTCTCCTCCAGGATCCCAGGTGATCTGCAGCGAGTGGTGTTCTCTGTAGCGGCCCAGTCTGACCTCAGATGGCATACTCTCATGGAGGCCTACAGTTCCACCACGTATGACTCTGAGAAACGCAAGATACTGCAGGCCCTGGCCTCCACACAGGACCCACAAAGCATCGTATG GATTCTGAGCGTGGGGCTCGAGGGAGGGATTATCCAGACCCAGGAGCTGCCATTGGTCATCAGCACCATGAGCGATGGCTTCGTTGGCCACTTGTTCGTCTGGGACTTTGTCAAAGAGAACTGGGACAGGATCATAGAGAA gttcccAGTGGGGTCCTATCCCATCCAAAGCATCATCAAGTCCACCACCTCCCAGTTCTCCACTCAGACACACCTGGAGGAG GTCCAGGGTTTCTTCTCCAGTCTGAAGGAGCGGGGGTCTCAGATGCGTAGCGTCAAGGAGGCTTTAGAGACCATCAGACTGAACCAGCTCTGGATGGACAGGAACCTCCCAACACTCAGAATCTGGCTCTAA